The Streptomyces sp. V4I8 genome includes the window TTCTTGTAGCGGCGCATCAGGAGGCCGTAGCTGGCGGCGATCAGGCCGAGGGTGACGAGCGCGTAGACCGCGCCTTCCCCGTTGGTCGGGCCGACACCGCCGGGGAAGGCGGACGTGGCTCCCAGGAAGGCGGACTGCACGCCGTCGACCAGCGTGACCGGCGAGAAGAGGCCGATCCAGGCGATGGCGCCCGAGCTGTTCTGCACCTCGGCGATGGCCTGGAGGGTGGAGACGGCGCCGTAGGAGATGGTCAGTACGGCGATCACGGCCGCGATGCCGAAGCCACGGCGCGGGGTGACCGACGCGATGACCAGGCCGATGCCGGCGAACAGCAGTGAGAGCAGTGCCACGGAGACGAGTCCCTGTGCGAATCCCTTGGTCTGGTCGGCGAAGTCGAGCTTGGCCAGCAGCGCGCCCACGTAGAGCACCAGCAGCGGGGCGGCGGTGAGGATGAACAGCGCCGAGGCCAGCGCCGCGTACTTCGCGCGTACGTAGTCGGCGGTCTCGATGGGCCGGGAGAAGTACAGCGGTACGGTCTTGAAGCGCAGGTCGCGGGAGACGGACTGGGGTGCCTGCGAGGCGATGTACAGGCTGATCACGGCCTGCATGACGATCGCGTAGCGCGTGTAGTCCAGGGGCAGGTCGTTCGCCTTGGTGGCGACCGCGACGGCGACCATGATGGCCGCGGGCACGCACATCACCACGAACAGCAGCATCGGCAGCACCTTGGACTTCACCGAGCGGCCGAGGCCGTAGGCGCCGCGCAGGGACTGCGAGTAGAGGGACCGGGTGGCGTAGGAGCGGCCGAGGCGGGGGCCGTCGTAGGTGCGGTAGCCGATGTTGTGGATGCGGGTCTGGTCACCCGACTGGGTGACCGGTGTCCGCGTGGGCTGCTCAACCGCCATGGCCGACCGCCTCCTTCCGCTGTGCTTCGGTGCTCTGCTCGCCGCCCTGCTCGCTGTCGGTGAAGACCTCCGAGATGTGGTGCCGGCGCTGTTCCATGCGCACCAGGCCGAGGCCGAGGTCGGCGACCACGTCGCGCACCAGGTCGTAGGTCTCGTCACCCTGCGCGGTCAGCAGCAGGATGTGACCGGCGCCGGGGAGGCCGCCGCTGCCGTCGAGGACGTCCACCCCGCGCGCGTGGAGCGCGTCGCGCACCGCGCGGGTGCCGTCCGGGTGGTCTTCGGTGTCGGTGACCTCGATGGCGAGGGTCGTCGTGGTCTGGGTGAAGTCGGTGGTGGAGCTGGAGCGCAGGAGCTTGCCGCCGTCGACGACGACGACGTGGTCGCAGGTGCGCTCCAGCTCGCCCAGCAGATGGGAGGTGACCAGGACCGAGATGCCGAAGTCGGTGTGGATACGGCGGATGAGGCCGAGCATCTCGTCGCGGCCGACTGGGTCGAGGCCGTTGGTCGGCTCGTCCAGGAAGACCAGCTGCGGGTCGTGCACCAGGGCCTGGGCCAGCTTCACGCGCTGTTTCATGCCGGTCGAGTAGCCGCCGATGGGGCGGTAGCGCTCCTCGTACAGACCGACGTGGCGCAGCGTGTCCGCGGTGCGCTCGCGTGCGGCGGTGGGCGGCAGGCCGGACATCCGGGCCATGTGCACGACGAACTCGGTGGCCGAGACGTCGGGCGGCAGACAGTCGTGCTCCGGCATGTACCCGACCCGCTCGCGGATGGCGGCGCCCTTGGTGGCGACGTCGAGTCCGAGCACTTCGGCTCGGCCCTCGGTGGCGGGGGACAGACCCAGCAGGATCTTGATCAGTGTGGACTTGCCGGCTCCATTGGCTCCGACGAGTCCGGTCACACCGGGCCCGACGTCCACGGAGAGCCGGTCAAGCGCGGTCACCCGGGGGAACCGCTTGCTCAGGCTTTCGGTCGCGATCACAGTCACGCTTCGAAGGTAGTGACGCCGACCACGCCGGTCGTCACCCCGCAGAGCTGTATTGGAGTCAGACTCCAGGACTACGGGGCCCTAAGGGTCACCCCTGAGTCGAACAACGCGACCCTGGTTTTCCCCATGGACCAGGTTTTCCACAGCCCGGGGCACGCCTATTGACGCAGCCTCTAACAACTGTCACATTCGCCAGTGTCAAGTTACGGGCACGTACCGCAGTCAGTGTGGACAAGGTGGGGCGGTGGCATGACTACGGCGATGACAGGCGAACTCTCCGTGGACTCAGCGGAATTGCGCGGGTTCAGGCAGGTCCAGCAGCTGGCGTACGCATGCGCCGAGGCCGTCGCGGCGCAGCTGGAGCCGGGCATCACCGAACGCGAGGCGGCACGGATGCAGCGCGAGTGGCTGCGGGAGGGCGGTGTGCGGGACTGGTTCCATCTGCCCTTCGCCTGGTTCGGGGACCGCACGGCGTTCGTGAACTTCCGCATCCCCCTGCAGTTCTTCCCGACCAACCGCCGCCTCGAGCCCGGGATGCCGTTCATCCTGGACATGGCCCCTGTGTACGACGGCTACACGGCCGACATCGGCTACTCGGGTTCGCTCGGCATCAACCCGGTGCAGGACAAGCTGATGGCCGACCTGGAGGCACACCGGGAGCTGATCCTGCGCGAGGTGCGCGAGCGGCAGCCCCTGCGAGAGATCTACGAGGACGTGGACCGGCTCATGGTGCGCCAGGGCTACGTCAACCGGCACCGCGCCTATCCCTTCGGCGTGATCGCGCACAAGGTCGACCGGGTCAGGCGACGCCGCTGGTCACCGCATGTCTTCGGGTTCGGCACCCAGTCCCTGAAGGGCCTGGCGAGCGACGCGCTGCACGGCCACCGCGACGGCTGGTCCCCGCTGTGGTCGCCGTACCGCTTCTCCGACCACCCGCCGCAGCCGGGCCTGTGGGCGGTCGAACCGCACCTCGGCTTCAGAGGTACGGGCGCGAAGTTCGAGGAGATCCTCGTCGTCACCGACTCCAGGGATCCCGAGCAGAGCGCCTTCTGGCTGGACGACGATCTGCCGCACGTGCGGCGCTGGGCGGAGGAGAAGTGACGGTGCCGGTGACTCTTCAGGACGCGCGCGAGCGCAGGGTGCGGACCGGCGGGGTCGAGCTGTGCGTCGCCGAGCTGGGCGACCCCGGGCAGCCGACGGTGATCCTCGTGCACGGCTATCCGGACAGCAAGGAGGTGTGGTCCGAGGTCGCCCCGCGACTGGCCGACCGCTTCCACGTCGTGCTGTACGACGTCCGGGGTCATGGCCGGTCGACGGCACCGAAGCCGCTGCGCGGCGGGTTCACGCTGGAGAAGCTGACGGACGACTTCCTGGCCGTCGCGGACGCGGTCAGCCCGGACCGGCCCGTGCACCTGGTGGGGCACGACTGGGGCTCGGCACAGGCCTGGGAGTTCACCACCGTCAAGCGCACCGAGGGCCGGATCGCGTCCTTCACCTCGATGTCCGGGCCGTCCCTGGACCACTTCGGCCACTGGATCAGCGGGCGCCTGAAGCGCCCCACCCCGCGCCGGATCGGTCAGCTCCTCGGCCAGGGCGCCAAGTCCTGGTACGTGTACCTGCTGCACACGCCCGCGCTGCCCGAACTGGCCTGGCGCGGCCCCCTCGGCAAGTCCTGGCCGCGCATCCTGGAGCGCGTCGAGAAGGTCCCCGCCGGCGGCTACCCGACCTCGTCCCTGCCCACGGACGCGGCGCACGGGGCGTGGCTGTACCGGGACAACGTGCGCGCCCGGCTGCGCCGACCACGCACGGACGCGTACGCCCACGCGCCCGTGCAGCTCATCACGCCCCTCGGGGACGCCTTCCTGTCGGAGCGGCTCTACGACGAACTGGAGCTGTGGGTCCCCCAGTTGACCCGGCGCACGCTTCCGGCGAAGCACTGGATACCGCGTTCCCGTCCCCACCAACTGGCGGCGTGGATCACGGAGTTCGTGACCGCCGTGGAGGGCGGACGACCGGAAGGGGTGACGGCGACCGGTAAGTACGCCGACCGCTTCGGCGGCCAGCTCGTCCTGGTCACCGGCGCCGGCAGCGGCATCGGGCGGGCGACGGCGTACGCGTTCGCCGAGGCCGGCGCACGCGTGGTGGCCGTCGACCGGGACACCGAGGCCGCGGGCCGCACCGCCGAGATGTCCCGCCTGATCGGCGCTCCCGAGGCCTGGGCGGAGACCGTCGACGTCTCCGACGAGCAGGCCATGGAGAAGCTCGCCGCGAGGGTGGCCACCGAGTACGGCGTGGTGGATGTCCTGGTGAACAACGCCGGGATCGGCCTGTCCGGATCCTTCTTCGACACCACACCGGAGGACTGGAAGAAGGTCCTCGACGTCAATCTGTGGGGCGTCATCCACGGCTGCCGGCTGTTCGGCAAGCAGATGGCCGAGCGCGGGCAGGGCGGCCACATCGTCAACACCGCCTCGGCGGCGGCGTTCCAGCCTTCCAGGGCCCTGCCCGCCTACAGCACCTCCAAGGCGGCCGTACTGATGCTGAGCGAGTGCCTGCGCGCGGAGCTGGCCGGCCAGGGCATCGGCGTCACCGCGATCTGCCCCGGACTCGTCAACACCAACATCACCTCGACCGCGCACTTCGCCGGGGTCGACGCCGAGGAGGAGAAGCGGCGCCAGAAGAAGTCCGCGCGGCTGTACGGGTTGCGCAACTACCCGCCGGAGAAGGTCGCCGACGCGATTCTGCGGGCGGTCGTGCGCGGTGAGGCCGTTGTTCCCGTGACGCCGGAGGCGCGTGGGGCGTATCTCATGTCACGGTTCGCGCCGAAGGCGCTGCGCAGGATCGCGCGGCTGGAGCCGCCGCTATGAGTGACGTCGGCCGCCCGGCCGAACAGCGCGGTGCGGTAGGCGACATGGCCGAGGAGCCGGCTGCACCCGCCTACCGGATCGAGGACCTGGCGCACCTCAGCGGGGCCACGGTCCGCACCATCCGCGCCTACCAGGACCGAGGCCTGCTCCCCCGCCCCGAGCGCCGTGGCCGCGCCAACGTCTACGCGGACGCCCATCTCGTCCGGCTGCGCCAGATCGCCGGCCTCCTCGACCGCGGCTACACCCTCGCCTCCATCAAGGAGCTTCTGGAGGCCTGGGACGCCGGTCGTGGCCTGGGCGGGGTGCTCGGGCTGGTCGCCGAAGTGGACGGGCCGTGGACCGACGAGGAGGCCGTACGGATCTCCCGCGCCGAGTTGGACGAGCGCTTCGGCGGCACCCCGGACGACGCGGCGGTGGCGGAGGCGGTGGAGCTCGGCGTGCTGGAGCCGGTTCCCGATGACGAGGACTCCTTCGTCGTTCCGAGTCCCCAAGAGCTCGCCGTGGCCGTCGAGTTGCACGCCGCGGGGGTGCCGCTGTCTGCGATCTCCGCGCACCTACGGGAGTTGAGGGGGCAGGTCGAGCACATCGCAGCCCGTTTCCTGGAGTTCACCACCGAACACGTCTTCGCCCGATACCTCGACGGACCACATCACCCGACGGACGCGGAGGCAGCCGAGGCCGCCTCTCTCGTACGTCGTCTGCGCCCGCTCGCACAGCACACCGTGGACGCGGAACTCGCCCGTGCGATGCGGCTGTTGGCGGTGCGCCACCTACGGCAGCAGCTGGGCGCGGGCAAGACGCCGGAACATCGGAACCGGACGAGAGCGGTGCCCATCCCCGAGGAGGCAATGCTGGCCGTGGAGAGTCTGGTTGGCCCAGAGCAGGCAACGGCGTTCGTTACCTTGGCGGCTGAACGTGAAGTGCGCGCACGGACCTTGGACCGGCTTGCCTCAAATCACAGCTCATCAGCTGATCTTGACGAAACCCCTTGAGTCGACGGCTCGTTGTCCACAGAATCGCCAATTCCCCTGTGGATAACTGCACTTGGTTGTGGATCAAACATCCGAGCCGAAATCGTTCGCGTGATTCGTGCCTCTCCCGGCAGGCTGGTGGCATGGACGAAAGACGCACCGTGAAGGTGTCGAAGTACCTCTCGAAACACCTGCGCCATCAACCCGAGCGCATCGGGCTCACTCTCGACGAGGGCGGCTGGGTCGAGATCGACGCACTGATCGCCGCCGCGACCGCGCACGGATTCCGGTTCACCCGGGAAGAGCTGGACCATGTGGTGGCCGCCAATGACAAGCGGCGCTTCGCGATCGAGGGCAGCCGGATCCGCGCCAGTCAGGGCCACAGCATCGACGTCGATCTCGGACTGCCCCCGGCGACACCGCCGGCGTACCTCTACCACGGCACCGTGGCCCGCAACCTGGACGCGATTCGCAGCGCGGGCCTCAGGCCCATGAACAGGCACGACGTGCACCTCTCCGCAGACCGCGAGACCGCGACGCGCGTCGGCGCCCGGCGGGGCCGGCCGGTGGTGCTCTCCGTGGACGCCGGTGCCATGCACCGCGACGGCCATGTCTTCCACGTCAGTGCGAACGGGGTGTGGCTGACGAAGGCCGTGCCGCCGGAGTACCTGCGCTTCCCCGAGTCACACTGAGCGCTTCCCCGACTCGCACTGATCTCCTGCCTGCGCGCGCCGCAGCACCGCGGGATCGGCGACACCCGGACCCGAGAGCGATGCCGACGATCAACCTCATTCCGTGGCCGAGCAGCCGCATGCGGTGACCGTTTCACGTGAAACCCGTTCGGCCGCATAGGCTCGAAAACATGAGTCTGCGCCTGAGCACCGTGATCCTCCCGTACCGCCGCTGGTCCGAGGGGGGCCGCGAGGCATGGCAGCGTGCGGAGCAGCTCGGCTTCCACGCCGCGTACACCTACGACCACCTCTCCTGGCGCAGCTTCCGTGACGGCCCCTGGTTCGGTGCCGTGCCGACGCTGACCGCCGCCGCGGCCGTCACCGACCGACTGCGGCTCGGCACCCTGGTGACATCGCCGAACTTCCGGCATCCGGTGCCCTACGCCAAGGAACTGATCTCCCTCGACGACATCTCCGGCGGCCGTCTCACGCTCGGCGTGGGTGCGGGCGGCTCCGGGTTCGACGCCACCGTGCTCGGCCAGGACCCATGGACGCCGCGCGAGCGCGCCGACCGGTTCGCCGAGTTCGTCCAGCTCCTGGACCGGCTCCTGACCTCGGACTCGGTGTCGTACGAGGGCGACTTCTACTCGGCGCACGAGGCGCGCAACATCCCGGGTTGTGTGCAGCGCCCCCGGCTGCCCTTCGCGGTCGCCGCGACCGGTCCGCGCGGACTGCGGCTCGCGGCGCGGTACGGGCAGGCCTGGGTCACCACGGGCGACCCCAAGCTGTACGAGAACGGCACTCCTGAACAGTCGATTCAAGCCATTCGCGGCCAGGTGGACAAGCTGGCCGACGCCTGCGCCGAGATCGGGCGGGACATCGCCGGGCTCGACAAGATCCTGCTCACGGGATTCACCCCGGACCGCGGCCGTCCGCTGGAGTCCCTCGACGCGTTCGTGGACTTCGCGGGACGCCATCAGGAGCTGGGATTCACCGAGATCGTGGTCCACTGGCCGATCCCCGACTCGGACTTCGCGGCCGACGAGAAGGTCTTCGAGCAGATCGCCATGGAGGCGACGACGCAGCTGCGGTGAGAGCCTTGGGCGCGACCGTGCTGGTCAGGGCGCTGAGGGCGGTGTTCACAGGGGCGGTTTCTCCTCAGGTGCCGCCTCAGATGTGCGGACTCCCGCACGACCGTGCAGGCATATGCGGGAGAATGACCCGGTGACCTCAGCGACTCGACAGCCCCAGACCCCGGCGGCCGCTGTCCGCCCGCGGCTCATCGCCACCGACCTGGACGGCACCTTGCTGCGGGACGACAAGTCGGTCTCCCCCCGCACGATCGCCGCGCTGGCCTCCGCCGAGGAGGCGGGCATCGAGGTGTTCTTCGTCACCGGCCGCCCGGCCCGCTGGATGAACGTCGTCAGCGACCACGTCCACGGTCACGGCCTGGCGATCTGCGGCAACGGCGCGGCCGTGGTCGACCTGCACGGCGGTCCCGGCGCCCACCGGTTCGTGAAGGTGCGGGAGCTGGCCCGGGAGAACGCGCTGGACGCCGTACGGCTGCTGCGCGACGCGGCGCCCGGCACGGTGTACGCGGTGGAGCAGACGTACGGCTTCTACCAGGAGCCGGACTATCCCAAGCTGCACATGGAGATACCGGACGAGCTCGCGCCGGCCGAGGCCCTCTTGGCGCCGGACGCCCCCGGGGCCGGCGAGCCGGTGCTCAAGATCCTCGCCTACCACCGCACCCTCGATCCCGACGCTTTCCTCACCCTCGCCCGCCTCGCCATCGGCGACCGCGCCAACGTCACCCGCTCCAGCCCCAGCGCCCTGCTGGAGATCAGCGGCCCCGGCGTCTCCAAGGCCAGCACGCTCGCCCTGTGCTGCGCCGAGCGCGGGATCTCGCACGAGGAGGTCGTGGCCTTCGGGGACATGCCCAACGACGTGGAAATGCTGACGTGGGCGGGCCAGTCGTACGCGATGGGCAACGCGCAC containing:
- a CDS encoding RNA 2'-phosphotransferase — protein: MDERRTVKVSKYLSKHLRHQPERIGLTLDEGGWVEIDALIAAATAHGFRFTREELDHVVAANDKRRFAIEGSRIRASQGHSIDVDLGLPPATPPAYLYHGTVARNLDAIRSAGLRPMNRHDVHLSADRETATRVGARRGRPVVLSVDAGAMHRDGHVFHVSANGVWLTKAVPPEYLRFPESH
- a CDS encoding M24 family metallopeptidase, with protein sequence MTTAMTGELSVDSAELRGFRQVQQLAYACAEAVAAQLEPGITEREAARMQREWLREGGVRDWFHLPFAWFGDRTAFVNFRIPLQFFPTNRRLEPGMPFILDMAPVYDGYTADIGYSGSLGINPVQDKLMADLEAHRELILREVRERQPLREIYEDVDRLMVRQGYVNRHRAYPFGVIAHKVDRVRRRRWSPHVFGFGTQSLKGLASDALHGHRDGWSPLWSPYRFSDHPPQPGLWAVEPHLGFRGTGAKFEEILVVTDSRDPEQSAFWLDDDLPHVRRWAEEK
- a CDS encoding ABC transporter ATP-binding protein, translating into MIATESLSKRFPRVTALDRLSVDVGPGVTGLVGANGAGKSTLIKILLGLSPATEGRAEVLGLDVATKGAAIRERVGYMPEHDCLPPDVSATEFVVHMARMSGLPPTAARERTADTLRHVGLYEERYRPIGGYSTGMKQRVKLAQALVHDPQLVFLDEPTNGLDPVGRDEMLGLIRRIHTDFGISVLVTSHLLGELERTCDHVVVVDGGKLLRSSSTTDFTQTTTTLAIEVTDTEDHPDGTRAVRDALHARGVDVLDGSGGLPGAGHILLLTAQGDETYDLVRDVVADLGLGLVRMEQRRHHISEVFTDSEQGGEQSTEAQRKEAVGHGG
- a CDS encoding SDR family oxidoreductase; protein product: MTLQDARERRVRTGGVELCVAELGDPGQPTVILVHGYPDSKEVWSEVAPRLADRFHVVLYDVRGHGRSTAPKPLRGGFTLEKLTDDFLAVADAVSPDRPVHLVGHDWGSAQAWEFTTVKRTEGRIASFTSMSGPSLDHFGHWISGRLKRPTPRRIGQLLGQGAKSWYVYLLHTPALPELAWRGPLGKSWPRILERVEKVPAGGYPTSSLPTDAAHGAWLYRDNVRARLRRPRTDAYAHAPVQLITPLGDAFLSERLYDELELWVPQLTRRTLPAKHWIPRSRPHQLAAWITEFVTAVEGGRPEGVTATGKYADRFGGQLVLVTGAGSGIGRATAYAFAEAGARVVAVDRDTEAAGRTAEMSRLIGAPEAWAETVDVSDEQAMEKLAARVATEYGVVDVLVNNAGIGLSGSFFDTTPEDWKKVLDVNLWGVIHGCRLFGKQMAERGQGGHIVNTASAAAFQPSRALPAYSTSKAAVLMLSECLRAELAGQGIGVTAICPGLVNTNITSTAHFAGVDAEEEKRRQKKSARLYGLRNYPPEKVADAILRAVVRGEAVVPVTPEARGAYLMSRFAPKALRRIARLEPPL
- a CDS encoding LLM class flavin-dependent oxidoreductase is translated as MSLRLSTVILPYRRWSEGGREAWQRAEQLGFHAAYTYDHLSWRSFRDGPWFGAVPTLTAAAAVTDRLRLGTLVTSPNFRHPVPYAKELISLDDISGGRLTLGVGAGGSGFDATVLGQDPWTPRERADRFAEFVQLLDRLLTSDSVSYEGDFYSAHEARNIPGCVQRPRLPFAVAATGPRGLRLAARYGQAWVTTGDPKLYENGTPEQSIQAIRGQVDKLADACAEIGRDIAGLDKILLTGFTPDRGRPLESLDAFVDFAGRHQELGFTEIVVHWPIPDSDFAADEKVFEQIAMEATTQLR
- a CDS encoding Cof-type HAD-IIB family hydrolase — encoded protein: MRENDPVTSATRQPQTPAAAVRPRLIATDLDGTLLRDDKSVSPRTIAALASAEEAGIEVFFVTGRPARWMNVVSDHVHGHGLAICGNGAAVVDLHGGPGAHRFVKVRELARENALDAVRLLRDAAPGTVYAVEQTYGFYQEPDYPKLHMEIPDELAPAEALLAPDAPGAGEPVLKILAYHRTLDPDAFLTLARLAIGDRANVTRSSPSALLEISGPGVSKASTLALCCAERGISHEEVVAFGDMPNDVEMLTWAGQSYAMGNAHPDVVAAASGRTVANNEDGVAVVIERMLAERQA
- a CDS encoding ABC transporter permease, with product MAVEQPTRTPVTQSGDQTRIHNIGYRTYDGPRLGRSYATRSLYSQSLRGAYGLGRSVKSKVLPMLLFVVMCVPAAIMVAVAVATKANDLPLDYTRYAIVMQAVISLYIASQAPQSVSRDLRFKTVPLYFSRPIETADYVRAKYAALASALFILTAAPLLVLYVGALLAKLDFADQTKGFAQGLVSVALLSLLFAGIGLVIASVTPRRGFGIAAVIAVLTISYGAVSTLQAIAEVQNSSGAIAWIGLFSPVTLVDGVQSAFLGATSAFPGGVGPTNGEGAVYALVTLGLIAASYGLLMRRYKKVGL
- a CDS encoding MerR family transcriptional regulator; translation: MAEEPAAPAYRIEDLAHLSGATVRTIRAYQDRGLLPRPERRGRANVYADAHLVRLRQIAGLLDRGYTLASIKELLEAWDAGRGLGGVLGLVAEVDGPWTDEEAVRISRAELDERFGGTPDDAAVAEAVELGVLEPVPDDEDSFVVPSPQELAVAVELHAAGVPLSAISAHLRELRGQVEHIAARFLEFTTEHVFARYLDGPHHPTDAEAAEAASLVRRLRPLAQHTVDAELARAMRLLAVRHLRQQLGAGKTPEHRNRTRAVPIPEEAMLAVESLVGPEQATAFVTLAAEREVRARTLDRLASNHSSSADLDETP